In Phocoena sinus isolate mPhoSin1 chromosome 10, mPhoSin1.pri, whole genome shotgun sequence, a single genomic region encodes these proteins:
- the SMIM10L1 gene encoding small integral membrane protein 10-like protein 1, whose amino-acid sequence MATAAATSSLALKASSLAAAPGSYGVFCKGLSRTLLAFFELAWQLRMNFPYFYIAGSVVLNIRLQVHF is encoded by the coding sequence ATGGCCACCGCGGCGGCTACGTCATCCTTGGCTCTCAAGGCCTCGAGCTTGGCCGCAGCCCCCGGCTCGTACGGGGTCTTCTGCAAGGGGCTCTCCCGCACCCTCCTCGCCTTCTTCGAGCTGGCCTGGCAGCTGCGCATGAACTTCCCGTACTTCTACATCGCGGGCTCCGTGGTCCTCAACATCCGCTTGCAGGTACACTTCTAG